One Stenotrophomonas maltophilia DNA window includes the following coding sequences:
- a CDS encoding BatD family protein: protein MTRAINMHGRWPLQVLAALLLWLPLLAWAQPRAWLDRDRIAMGDTVTLNVESDQGAPDFTPLRTDFDLSGQTSSRQVEWSNGSMQQRNLYGVALTPRRSGALVVPGLQVGSVRTAPLTLQVDAAAVAGPDSNAMAFIETVVDDDTPYVQQSVGVVVRLYFASQLASGELVLDTPAGASLQRVGDDRTDVRQINGRRYNVVERRFLLIPERSGPLRLVGARFNGRSAGGFFDDFFGGGDGRMNATGADRTLQVQAQPAQAPQPWLPLQSLQLRYTSAPTSARTGEAANVVVEAIAEGATRAQFTDLPVPDVGANAQVFAEPAQYEETFNGSTPRLKITRRYSIVPRQPGSLVVPGPRLPWWDVRAGKAQEAKLPDLTLAVVAGNGSGSASPAPLPPIDTDAALPGTDGQDSRIAATDPRASGLAERPWPWMAAAIGLALLWLLTLLWGWQRGRRPRAVAPVAGKPAVPTVASGRAGLAELRRTLDGEGFDQVEAQLCAMAGVERIEQVIARLEDAAQRQVLQDLQQARWGGQGDLAPLRARLREVFRDGPHWSKAAGAVDTGLAPLYPPRRT from the coding sequence ATGACGCGGGCGATCAACATGCACGGGCGTTGGCCACTGCAGGTACTGGCGGCACTGCTGCTGTGGCTGCCGCTGCTGGCCTGGGCGCAGCCGCGCGCGTGGCTGGACCGCGACCGCATTGCGATGGGCGACACGGTCACCCTCAATGTCGAGAGCGACCAGGGCGCGCCAGACTTCACGCCGCTGCGTACCGACTTCGATCTCAGCGGGCAGACCAGCAGCCGTCAGGTGGAGTGGAGCAACGGCAGCATGCAGCAGCGCAACCTGTACGGCGTGGCACTCACGCCACGGCGCAGCGGTGCACTGGTGGTGCCGGGCCTGCAGGTGGGCAGCGTACGTACCGCGCCGCTGACCCTGCAGGTGGATGCCGCTGCCGTGGCCGGGCCCGACAGCAACGCGATGGCCTTCATCGAAACCGTTGTCGATGACGATACGCCGTATGTGCAGCAGAGCGTGGGTGTGGTGGTGCGCTTGTATTTCGCCTCGCAGCTGGCATCGGGCGAACTGGTGCTGGATACCCCGGCCGGTGCGTCGCTGCAGCGGGTAGGCGATGACCGCACCGACGTGCGCCAGATCAACGGCCGCCGCTACAACGTGGTCGAGCGCCGCTTCCTGCTGATTCCGGAGCGCAGTGGCCCGCTGCGCCTCGTCGGTGCCCGCTTCAACGGGCGCAGCGCCGGCGGCTTCTTCGATGACTTCTTTGGTGGCGGCGACGGCCGCATGAATGCCACCGGCGCGGATCGCACGTTGCAGGTGCAGGCACAGCCGGCACAGGCGCCGCAGCCATGGCTGCCACTGCAGAGCCTGCAGCTGCGCTACACCAGTGCGCCGACCAGTGCCCGTACCGGCGAAGCGGCCAACGTGGTGGTCGAGGCGATTGCCGAAGGTGCCACCCGCGCGCAGTTCACCGACCTGCCGGTGCCGGATGTCGGCGCCAATGCGCAGGTGTTTGCCGAACCCGCGCAGTACGAAGAGACATTCAATGGCAGTACGCCGCGGCTGAAAATCACCCGCCGCTATTCGATCGTGCCGCGCCAGCCGGGTTCGCTGGTGGTGCCGGGGCCGCGCCTGCCATGGTGGGACGTGCGTGCGGGCAAGGCACAGGAAGCGAAGCTGCCGGACCTGACGCTGGCCGTGGTTGCCGGTAACGGGAGCGGCAGCGCCTCACCTGCACCGTTGCCGCCGATCGACACCGACGCCGCGCTGCCCGGCACCGATGGCCAGGACAGCCGTATCGCGGCCACCGATCCGCGCGCCAGCGGCCTGGCCGAGCGTCCGTGGCCGTGGATGGCGGCGGCCATCGGTCTGGCGCTGCTGTGGTTGTTGACCCTGTTGTGGGGCTGGCAGCGAGGCCGGCGCCCGCGTGCAGTGGCGCCTGTAGCTGGCAAGCCCGCTGTGCCGACTGTGGCGAGCGGGCGTGCCGGCCTGGCCGAACTGCGCCGCACGCTTGATGGCGAGGGGTTCGACCAGGTTGAAGCTCAGCTGTGTGCGATGGCCGGCGTTGAACGCATCGAACAGGTCATCGCGCGGCTTGAGGATGCAGCGCAGCGCCAGGTACTGCAGGACCTGCAGCAGGCGCGCTGGGGCGGGCAGGGTGATCTGGCGCCGCTGCGTGCGCGCCTGCGCGAAGTCTTCCGTGACGGACCGCACTGGTCGAAGGCTGCGGGTGCCGTCGACACTGGGCTGGCGCCGCTGTATCCGCCACGGCGAACCTGA
- a CDS encoding acetyl-CoA hydrolase/transferase C-terminal domain-containing protein, producing MTEHLTDLDAAVDWLFARVDGPLRIGAPLALGKPHRLLNALYARVEHDPSRPLQLYTALSLNPPKARGNGLETRFMAPFAQRHFGDDFPRLAYADAIARDALPAHVQVEEFYMQSGALLGSRQAQSSYTSLNYTHAADAVAQRAPQVIVQKVAMRPDDRRLSLSCNNDITQDTLDAMTARGLPRPLMIAEIDPQLPYLGGSATVDVSFFDLVITPPPPYPALFGLPRQPVGDADYAIGLYASTLVRDGGTLQIGIGTLADALSHALVLRHTDNARYRRVLHALDPQLASHPLVQEIGGLDPFEVGLYGCSEMLNEGFRRLVQTGVIKRKVHDDLALMQRIENGSTLSIDHATLAAEGEYLHGAFYLGSPEFYEWLRTLPEDECRAIGMRRISEINQLYGGNETLERLQRRHARFFNSCMMATALGAAVSDALDDGRVVSGVGGQYNFVAMAHALPEARSVLMFRAARDDKGQRESNVRWNYGHTTIPRHLRDIYLNEYGIADLRGLTDEDCVHAMTAITEAPFQGGLLQQAHASRKLLAATQPDPQRQQRNTPQALAAALAPFRADGSLPDYPLGSDFNEIEQVLVKALGWLKANTQTRGDKLRTVWAALCQPAGDGDAVYLQRMGLQAPKDFAERLDARLLRLALARTA from the coding sequence ATGACCGAACACCTCACCGACCTGGACGCCGCTGTCGACTGGTTGTTTGCGCGCGTGGACGGGCCGCTGCGGATCGGGGCACCACTGGCACTGGGCAAGCCACACCGGTTGCTCAATGCCCTTTACGCACGCGTCGAGCACGACCCTTCGCGGCCGCTGCAGCTGTATACCGCGCTTTCACTGAACCCGCCGAAGGCACGCGGCAACGGCCTGGAAACGCGCTTCATGGCGCCGTTCGCGCAGCGCCATTTCGGCGACGATTTCCCGCGCCTGGCCTATGCCGATGCGATCGCGCGCGACGCGTTGCCGGCGCACGTGCAGGTGGAAGAGTTCTACATGCAGTCCGGCGCCCTGCTGGGTTCGCGTCAGGCGCAGTCCAGCTATACCAGCCTGAACTACACCCACGCCGCCGATGCGGTGGCGCAGCGCGCGCCGCAGGTGATCGTGCAGAAGGTGGCGATGCGGCCGGATGACCGCCGGCTCTCGCTGTCGTGCAACAACGACATCACCCAGGACACGCTGGATGCGATGACCGCACGCGGCCTGCCGCGCCCATTGATGATCGCCGAGATCGATCCGCAGCTGCCCTATCTGGGTGGCTCGGCCACGGTCGATGTGTCGTTCTTCGATCTGGTGATCACCCCGCCACCGCCGTATCCGGCGCTGTTCGGCCTGCCGCGGCAGCCGGTTGGCGACGCCGACTACGCCATTGGCCTGTACGCCAGCACGCTGGTGCGCGACGGTGGCACCCTGCAGATCGGCATCGGCACGCTGGCCGACGCGCTCAGCCATGCGCTGGTGTTGCGCCACACCGACAACGCGCGCTACCGCCGCGTGCTGCACGCGCTGGATCCGCAGCTGGCCAGCCACCCGCTGGTGCAGGAGATCGGCGGACTGGATCCGTTCGAGGTGGGCCTGTACGGCTGCAGCGAAATGCTCAACGAGGGCTTCCGCCGGCTGGTGCAGACCGGTGTGATCAAGCGCAAGGTGCACGACGACCTGGCGCTGATGCAGCGCATTGAAAATGGCAGCACACTGTCCATCGATCACGCCACCCTGGCCGCCGAGGGCGAGTACCTGCACGGCGCGTTCTACCTGGGTTCGCCGGAGTTCTACGAGTGGTTGCGCACGCTGCCGGAAGACGAGTGCCGTGCCATCGGCATGCGCCGCATCAGCGAGATCAATCAGCTGTACGGTGGCAACGAAACACTGGAACGCCTGCAGCGCCGGCACGCGCGCTTCTTCAACTCCTGCATGATGGCCACCGCGCTGGGCGCGGCGGTGTCGGACGCGCTGGACGATGGACGCGTGGTATCCGGTGTAGGCGGCCAGTACAACTTCGTGGCGATGGCACATGCGCTGCCGGAAGCCCGCAGCGTGCTGATGTTCCGCGCCGCGCGCGATGACAAGGGCCAGCGCGAATCGAACGTGCGTTGGAACTACGGCCACACCACCATTCCGCGTCACCTGCGCGACATCTACCTCAACGAATACGGCATCGCCGATCTGCGCGGCCTGACCGACGAGGACTGCGTGCATGCGATGACCGCGATCACCGAGGCCCCGTTCCAGGGCGGCCTGCTGCAGCAGGCACACGCCTCACGCAAGCTGCTGGCGGCCACGCAACCGGATCCGCAGCGCCAGCAGCGCAACACGCCGCAGGCACTGGCCGCGGCACTGGCCCCATTCCGCGCCGATGGCAGCCTGCCGGACTATCCGTTGGGCAGCGACTTCAACGAGATCGAGCAAGTGCTGGTGAAGGCACTGGGCTGGCTGAAGGCCAACACGCAGACCCGCGGCGACAAACTGCGTACCGTCTGGGCGGCGCTGTGCCAACCCGCTGGCGACGGCGATGCGGTGTACCTGCAGCGCATGGGCCTGCAGGCACCGAAGGATTTCGCCGAGCGCTTGGACGCGCGACTGCTGCGCCTCGCACTGGCACGCACCGCCTGA
- a CDS encoding tetratricopeptide repeat protein, with amino-acid sequence MIALASNLPDWNALHFLRPEWLWALLALPLILALALYRQRRSDVWRTAVDAHLLPHLLAAGTRRRARLPWALLLGWTLASLAMAGPSWRQQAQPMFQASAPLLVVLDLSSRITATDLPPSRLLQARAKVGELLRARQGGQVGLVVYAEDAYTVAPLTDDGSNVALYLDALSPDVMPREGQRADRGIDWATRLMRQIGALRGQILLVSDQADDEAALAAAQARSLGLQVSVLGLGTSAGAAYRDGSGQIRQAALDEGSLRAVAAAGGGRYARIAADDSDLRALGVLDAREGTAAQRPGEGKQWRDEGFWLVPPVMLLALLAFRRRALLAAVLAVGLLPWMGDVQAQAPAVPASPPVQGTLWKRADQLQHERLAEGVQAYRNGDFANARKQFEGIDSDAGWYNLANALARQGHYDEAIAAYDRALALHPGMPDAVANRAVVDAARKRKSSGGQGQDQQKPQQSGQQKQQNDSQGKQNPQGQQPQQGKQNPGQGQPQPGQQGQPKPGDDNTQSTPQPGERGRDGQQAPPQVEDAKAQAQADEQQRQRMQQAMQQAREGKDEQNGKPVPGSEGTTPRQREEQQAVEAWMRRVPDDPGALLRAKFQLENERRKREGR; translated from the coding sequence ATGATCGCGTTGGCTTCGAATCTTCCTGACTGGAACGCGCTGCACTTCCTGCGCCCGGAATGGCTGTGGGCGTTGCTGGCATTGCCGTTGATCCTGGCGCTGGCGTTGTACCGGCAGCGGCGCAGCGATGTGTGGCGAACAGCGGTGGATGCCCACCTGTTGCCGCATCTGCTGGCAGCGGGCACGCGCCGTCGTGCGCGCTTGCCGTGGGCGCTGCTGCTGGGCTGGACGCTGGCCTCGCTGGCCATGGCCGGTCCGAGCTGGCGCCAGCAGGCGCAACCGATGTTCCAAGCCAGCGCACCGCTGCTGGTGGTGCTGGATCTGTCCAGCCGGATCACCGCCACCGATCTGCCGCCCTCGCGCCTGCTGCAGGCGCGGGCCAAGGTGGGCGAGCTGCTGCGCGCACGCCAGGGTGGCCAGGTAGGCCTGGTGGTCTACGCCGAGGATGCCTACACCGTGGCGCCGCTGACCGACGACGGCAGCAACGTTGCGCTGTATCTGGACGCGTTGTCGCCAGATGTGATGCCACGCGAGGGCCAGCGTGCCGACCGCGGCATCGACTGGGCGACGCGGTTGATGCGCCAGATCGGGGCATTGCGGGGGCAGATCCTGCTGGTCAGCGATCAGGCGGATGATGAAGCGGCACTTGCCGCAGCGCAGGCGCGCAGCCTCGGCCTGCAGGTGTCGGTACTGGGTCTGGGTACGTCCGCTGGTGCGGCGTACCGGGATGGCAGTGGGCAGATCCGCCAGGCTGCGCTGGACGAAGGCAGCCTGCGTGCGGTGGCTGCCGCAGGCGGTGGCCGTTATGCCCGCATCGCTGCCGATGACAGTGACCTGCGCGCACTGGGTGTACTTGATGCACGTGAAGGTACTGCGGCGCAGCGGCCGGGCGAGGGCAAGCAATGGCGTGATGAAGGGTTCTGGCTGGTGCCACCGGTGATGCTGCTGGCGCTGCTCGCCTTCCGTCGCCGCGCGCTGCTGGCCGCCGTGCTGGCGGTGGGCCTGCTGCCGTGGATGGGGGATGTGCAGGCACAGGCGCCCGCGGTGCCGGCTTCACCGCCGGTGCAGGGCACGCTGTGGAAGCGTGCTGATCAACTGCAGCACGAGCGTTTGGCGGAAGGCGTACAGGCTTACCGCAACGGCGACTTTGCCAACGCACGCAAGCAATTCGAAGGCATCGACAGCGATGCGGGCTGGTACAACCTGGCCAACGCACTGGCACGCCAGGGCCACTACGATGAGGCCATCGCCGCCTACGACCGCGCGCTGGCGCTGCATCCGGGCATGCCAGATGCGGTGGCCAACCGCGCGGTGGTCGATGCCGCGCGCAAGCGCAAGTCATCCGGCGGCCAAGGCCAGGACCAGCAGAAGCCACAGCAGAGCGGCCAGCAGAAGCAGCAGAACGATTCGCAGGGCAAGCAGAATCCGCAGGGCCAACAGCCGCAGCAGGGCAAGCAGAATCCCGGCCAGGGCCAGCCGCAACCGGGCCAGCAGGGGCAGCCCAAGCCCGGTGACGACAACACGCAGTCGACGCCTCAACCCGGTGAGCGCGGTCGAGACGGACAGCAGGCGCCACCACAGGTGGAGGATGCCAAGGCGCAGGCGCAGGCCGATGAGCAGCAGCGGCAGCGCATGCAGCAGGCAATGCAGCAGGCACGTGAGGGCAAGGACGAACAGAACGGTAAGCCCGTGCCAGGCAGCGAAGGCACCACCCCGCGCCAGCGCGAGGAGCAACAGGCCGTGGAGGCGTGGATGCGACGTGTGCCGGATGATCCGGGCGCATTGCTGCGGGCCAAGTTCCAGCTGGAAAACGAACGCAGGAAGAGGGAAGGGCGATGA
- a CDS encoding vWA domain-containing protein produces the protein MNLLASYWPWPDLQLAWPLALLALPLPLLMRWWKRRADPGAALRVPYAATELEALAGGGRVDVSWLRTLLLWLGWCALCIALARPQQLGEAITPPQEGRQMMLAMDVSGSMGEGDMVLGGQAVDRLTAAKAVLADFLDRRAGDRIGLLIFGDRAYTLTPLTADLASVRDQLRDSVVGLAGRETAIGDAIGLAVKRLRSQPEGQRVLILLTDGVSNAGVLEPLRAAEVARAEGVRIHTVAFGGDGSMRLFGIPISADQDPVDEATLKKIASMTGGQFFRARDTAQLAGIYAELDRLEPIAAKGPSLRPREERYAWPLGLALLLGALAWMWPERRR, from the coding sequence ATGAACCTGCTGGCAAGTTACTGGCCATGGCCGGACCTGCAGCTGGCATGGCCGCTGGCCCTGCTGGCGCTGCCGTTGCCGTTGCTGATGCGCTGGTGGAAGCGTCGTGCCGATCCCGGCGCTGCGCTGCGCGTGCCCTACGCGGCGACGGAGCTGGAAGCGCTGGCCGGAGGCGGCCGCGTCGATGTGTCGTGGCTGCGTACGCTGCTGTTGTGGCTGGGTTGGTGCGCGCTGTGCATCGCACTGGCTCGCCCGCAACAGCTGGGCGAAGCGATCACGCCACCGCAGGAGGGCCGGCAGATGATGCTGGCGATGGACGTGTCCGGCAGCATGGGCGAGGGCGACATGGTGCTGGGCGGGCAGGCGGTGGATCGCCTGACCGCGGCCAAGGCCGTGCTGGCCGATTTCCTTGATCGTCGTGCCGGCGATCGCATCGGCCTGTTGATCTTCGGCGACCGTGCCTACACGCTTACACCGCTTACTGCCGATCTGGCCAGCGTGCGTGACCAGCTGCGCGACAGCGTGGTCGGCCTGGCCGGGCGCGAGACGGCCATCGGTGATGCCATCGGCCTGGCAGTGAAACGCCTGCGCAGCCAACCCGAGGGACAGCGCGTGCTGATCCTGCTGACCGACGGCGTCAGCAACGCCGGCGTGCTGGAACCGCTGCGCGCGGCGGAAGTGGCCCGCGCCGAAGGTGTACGTATCCACACCGTCGCCTTTGGCGGCGATGGCAGCATGCGCCTGTTCGGCATTCCCATTTCCGCCGATCAGGATCCGGTCGACGAGGCTACCTTGAAGAAGATCGCGAGCATGACCGGCGGCCAGTTCTTCCGCGCCCGCGATACCGCGCAGCTGGCCGGCATCTATGCCGAACTGGATCGGCTGGAACCGATCGCGGCGAAGGGGCCAAGCCTGCGCCCGCGCGAAGAGCGCTACGCCTGGCCGTTGGGCCTGGCGTTGCTGCTGGGCGCATTGGCATGGATGTGGCCGGAGCGCCGTCGATGA
- the tkt gene encoding transketolase, which produces MTQPTRRQLANAIRFLAADAVETAKSGHPGMPMGMADIAEVLWNDYLRHNPSNPHWFNRDRFVLSNGHGSMLQYALLHLSGYDLPIEQLKLFRQLGSHTAGHPERHETPGVETTTGPLGQGFANAVGFALAEKLLAQRFNRPELEVVDHRTWVFMGDGCLMEGVSHEAASLAGTWGLHKLVCFWDNNHISIDGNVEGWFTDNTPERFEAYGWNVVRDVDGHDPESIKAGIEAALSQSDKPTLICCRTTIGFGSPNKAGKESSHGAPLGKDELEATRKQLGWEYGPFEIPQAIYDGWRANGAGTLRQAEWEQLFDKYASQYPAEASELTRRSHGELPADFVAKADAYIAQVAAEGPTIASRKASQLAIEAYAPLLPEIVGGSADLAHSNLTLWKGSKSVASDDANANYVYYGVREFGMTAIANGLALHGGFIPFDATFLVFSDYARNGVRMSALIPAHAIHVYTHDSIGLGEDGPTHQPVEHLASLRYIPNNDVWRPCDAVESAVSWKAAITRQDGPSCLVFSRQNLPHQPRNAEQIAQIERGGYVLADAAGTPDVILIATGSEVSLATEAKAQLDAAGLKTRVVSMPSTDVFLRQDAAYRESVLPNAVRKRVAVEAGVTGFWRQFVGLDGAVIGIDTFGASAPADQLYKHFGITTAHVVEAAKAL; this is translated from the coding sequence ATGACGCAGCCTACCCGTCGCCAGTTGGCCAACGCCATCCGCTTCCTTGCCGCCGATGCGGTTGAAACCGCAAAGTCCGGCCACCCCGGCATGCCCATGGGCATGGCCGACATCGCCGAAGTCCTCTGGAACGACTACCTCCGCCATAACCCGAGCAATCCGCACTGGTTCAACCGCGACCGTTTCGTGCTGTCCAACGGCCACGGTTCGATGCTGCAGTACGCGCTGCTGCACCTGAGCGGTTACGACCTGCCGATCGAGCAGCTGAAGCTGTTCCGCCAGCTGGGCAGCCACACCGCCGGTCACCCGGAACGCCACGAGACCCCGGGCGTGGAAACCACCACCGGCCCGCTGGGCCAGGGTTTCGCCAATGCCGTGGGCTTCGCCCTGGCCGAGAAGCTGCTGGCACAGCGCTTCAACCGCCCGGAGCTGGAAGTGGTCGACCACCGCACCTGGGTGTTCATGGGCGATGGCTGCCTGATGGAAGGCGTGTCGCATGAAGCCGCGTCGCTGGCTGGCACCTGGGGCCTGCACAAGCTGGTCTGCTTCTGGGACAACAACCACATCTCCATCGACGGCAACGTCGAGGGCTGGTTCACCGACAACACCCCGGAGCGTTTCGAGGCCTATGGCTGGAACGTGGTGCGCGATGTCGACGGCCACGACCCGGAAAGCATCAAGGCCGGTATCGAGGCTGCGCTGTCGCAGAGCGACAAGCCGACCCTGATCTGCTGCCGCACCACCATTGGTTTTGGCTCGCCGAACAAGGCGGGCAAGGAATCCAGCCACGGTGCACCGCTGGGCAAGGACGAGCTGGAAGCCACCCGCAAGCAGCTGGGCTGGGAATACGGTCCGTTCGAGATCCCGCAGGCGATCTACGACGGCTGGCGCGCCAATGGCGCCGGCACCCTGCGCCAGGCCGAGTGGGAACAGCTGTTCGACAAGTACGCCAGCCAGTACCCGGCTGAAGCGTCCGAGCTGACCCGCCGTTCGCACGGCGAACTGCCGGCCGACTTCGTTGCCAAGGCCGATGCCTACATCGCCCAGGTGGCGGCTGAAGGCCCGACGATCGCCTCGCGCAAGGCCTCGCAGCTGGCCATCGAAGCCTACGCGCCGCTGCTGCCGGAAATCGTCGGTGGCTCGGCCGACTTGGCGCACTCCAACCTGACCCTGTGGAAGGGCAGCAAGTCGGTGGCCAGCGACGACGCCAACGCCAACTACGTGTACTACGGCGTGCGCGAGTTCGGCATGACCGCCATCGCCAACGGCCTGGCCCTGCACGGTGGTTTCATTCCGTTCGACGCCACCTTCCTGGTGTTCAGCGACTACGCCCGCAACGGCGTGCGCATGAGCGCGCTGATCCCGGCACACGCCATCCACGTCTACACCCACGACTCGATCGGCCTGGGCGAAGACGGCCCGACCCACCAGCCGGTGGAGCACCTGGCCTCGCTGCGCTACATCCCGAACAATGACGTGTGGCGTCCGTGCGATGCGGTTGAGTCGGCGGTGAGCTGGAAGGCTGCGATCACACGCCAGGACGGCCCGAGCTGCCTGGTGTTCAGCCGCCAGAACCTGCCGCACCAGCCGCGCAACGCCGAGCAGATCGCCCAGATCGAGCGCGGTGGTTACGTGCTGGCCGATGCCGCCGGCACCCCGGACGTGATCCTGATCGCCACCGGTTCGGAAGTTTCGCTGGCCACCGAAGCCAAGGCCCAGCTGGACGCGGCCGGCCTCAAGACCCGCGTGGTCTCGATGCCGTCCACCGACGTGTTCCTGCGTCAGGATGCGGCCTACCGTGAATCGGTGCTGCCGAACGCCGTGCGCAAGCGCGTGGCCGTGGAAGCCGGCGTCACCGGTTTCTGGCGCCAGTTCGTCGGCCTGGACGGTGCCGTGATCGGTATCGACACCTTCGGTGCCTCGGCCCCGGCCGACCAGCTGTACAAGCACTTCGGCATCACCACCGCCCACGTGGTGGAAGCTGCCAAGGCGCTGTAA
- a CDS encoding dicarboxylate/amino acid:cation symporter, whose product MTAAAADKKKLPLHWKMGIGFAIGLVLGLIVHALGGSVDGLQAGAKWVMDYVTTPASGLFLNLIFMLIVPLIFSALIMGVSEMGDIRALGRIGWKTLAYTVLLSGIAVGIGLVLVNLLKPGAGVDPQVAAMMLSENAERSKEIVAGIHGTPKGMDMLLSIVPSNVLQAASDNGAILSLMFFALMFGIGMVLTDDEKVAPLRRAIEGVFEISMTLINLVIRLAPYAVACFMFNLAALFGFELIIRLGAYVGVVVLALGLHMVVTYGTAVWLSGRSPLSFFRDTQEATVMAFSTASSNATLPTALRVADQMGLPQRVSRFVLTVGATANQNGTALFEGVTVIFLAQFFGVDLSIGQQIMVMAVCILGGIGTAGVPSGSLPVVAMICAMVGVNPLGIGLILGVNHFLDMCRTALNVTGDLALTTLVAKGEGHDGPALGPQQD is encoded by the coding sequence ATGACAGCAGCTGCTGCCGACAAGAAGAAGTTGCCCCTGCATTGGAAGATGGGCATCGGCTTTGCGATCGGCCTGGTCCTGGGACTGATCGTGCACGCCCTGGGCGGCAGCGTCGATGGTCTGCAGGCCGGTGCCAAGTGGGTAATGGACTACGTCACCACCCCGGCGTCGGGCCTGTTCCTCAACCTGATCTTCATGCTGATCGTGCCGCTGATCTTCTCGGCGCTGATCATGGGTGTGTCGGAGATGGGCGACATCCGCGCCCTCGGCCGCATCGGCTGGAAGACGCTGGCCTACACCGTGCTGCTGTCCGGCATCGCCGTGGGCATCGGTCTGGTGCTGGTCAACCTGCTCAAGCCGGGTGCCGGTGTCGACCCGCAGGTCGCCGCGATGATGCTGTCGGAGAACGCCGAGCGCAGCAAGGAAATCGTTGCGGGCATCCACGGCACGCCGAAGGGCATGGACATGCTGCTGTCGATCGTGCCGAGCAACGTGCTGCAGGCCGCGTCTGACAACGGCGCGATCCTGTCGCTGATGTTCTTCGCGCTGATGTTCGGCATCGGCATGGTGCTGACTGACGACGAGAAGGTCGCCCCGCTGCGTCGCGCCATCGAAGGCGTGTTCGAAATCTCGATGACCCTGATCAACCTGGTCATCCGCCTGGCGCCGTACGCGGTGGCCTGCTTCATGTTCAACCTGGCCGCACTGTTCGGCTTCGAGCTGATCATCCGCCTGGGCGCCTACGTGGGCGTGGTGGTGCTGGCACTCGGCCTGCACATGGTGGTGACCTACGGCACGGCCGTATGGCTGTCCGGTCGCTCGCCGCTGTCGTTCTTCCGCGATACCCAGGAAGCGACGGTGATGGCGTTCTCCACCGCCTCCAGCAACGCTACCCTGCCGACCGCACTGCGCGTGGCCGACCAGATGGGCCTGCCGCAGCGGGTGTCACGCTTCGTGCTGACCGTGGGTGCCACCGCCAACCAGAACGGCACCGCGCTGTTCGAGGGCGTGACGGTGATCTTCCTGGCCCAGTTCTTCGGCGTGGACCTGAGCATCGGCCAGCAGATCATGGTGATGGCGGTCTGCATCCTCGGTGGCATCGGCACTGCCGGTGTGCCGTCGGGCTCGCTGCCGGTGGTGGCGATGATCTGCGCCATGGTCGGCGTGAACCCGCTGGGCATCGGCCTGATCCTGGGCGTGAACCACTTCCTGGACATGTGCCGTACTGCCCTGAACGTGACAGGTGACCTGGCCCTGACCACGCTGGTGGCCAAGGGTGAAGGCCACGACGGCCCGGCGCTGGGTCCGCAGCAGGACTGA
- a CDS encoding DUF4381 family protein, with translation MSANLPLRDVQLPPVPSWWPPAPGYLMIGGVVLLLLLVAAFFWWQRRRRRQRWLQLFDQELATTADAAAELAAIAGLLRRAARQAQPGSESLRDDAWWQRVDPEGTLPAARRSLLADGAYRPRVDANDVAALRSWARERYLAMLLERRR, from the coding sequence ATGAGCGCCAACCTGCCGCTGCGCGATGTGCAGCTGCCGCCGGTCCCATCCTGGTGGCCACCGGCGCCAGGCTATCTGATGATCGGCGGTGTGGTGCTGCTGTTGCTGCTGGTGGCTGCCTTCTTCTGGTGGCAGCGCCGCCGACGCCGCCAACGCTGGTTGCAGCTGTTCGATCAGGAGCTGGCAACCACCGCCGATGCGGCTGCAGAACTGGCGGCGATCGCAGGGCTGCTGCGTCGCGCCGCACGCCAGGCACAGCCCGGCAGTGAATCCCTGCGCGATGACGCCTGGTGGCAGCGCGTGGACCCGGAAGGCACGCTGCCCGCAGCACGTCGCAGTCTGCTGGCGGACGGCGCCTATCGCCCGCGGGTGGACGCCAACGATGTGGCGGCGCTGCGCAGCTGGGCGCGCGAGCGCTATCTGGCCATGCTGCTGGAGCGGCGCCGATGA